GGAGAATATATTTGAGCGCACATGCCGGCGTAAACTCATTACGATATATATCCTCTTTCGCTATATTCTGAGTCAAGAAGAGTGTTTTTAACGGAGGAAATGGAGATAAGCTAGTGTGCAGACACTCCATGACTCCAACATATTCTAACAACCCGAGATGGATTCTTTTCaggattattattattattattattattattattattattattattattattattattattatttatttgattgctctatttgttttgcattgcatcatgtcatcatgccattaAATTTTGCAACCCAAATGAAAACTCTAATAAATAAACTGCATAGATCTTTCATCTATTTAAAttgagggaattcacatggtggtTCTCTTTATAACACTTCatcatatcctcccaatattactAGGGAGCTGAAACAATATTCCATTAATTTGGAATCACCTATGTAAATCCCATGCCTTTTCTACTTCAAGTTTGGCCTCCAAACATTCCTCGAGATTCTTTTCCCATTTATCAAGGCTCGGCCAAAATTCTCATAATTTTGGACCCTTCAAAACCTAGTCCTAGTACCTTTAAAAAAAAGTAGTCCTagttcaaactcatttgaattaAGAAAAGCGTTTTTTCTCAGAGGAAATGGAGATAAGCTAGTAATTTGCTAGAGTGCATACACTCCAATATACTTTCTCTGTCTCAAAATATAAGACTTTTTTTGTCTAGATTTAAACCAGAAATCTTGATCAAAAACATCTTTTGAAACAGAGGGAATACATAACAATGTCAAGCCAACCATTAGATTACACGCACGCACTTGTCCTCGTAGTCATATGATCTGGATAACACCACCAACTCAAGAAAAAGCAAAGTTTACACGCACGACAACCCTGGAAAACCGACCAAACCGATAAGCAAGTCGTATAAATTACAACATCCCAAGACAAAATCAATTTCCCCACCCAAATGCAATTCCAAAGACAACCCAATACCGCTAGTACGTAGCAAGGGTAAAGTGCAAGCCTTCACTCCTTTTCCACGAGTTGTCCGTGGCAGAGTTGACAAAAATATTCCGATGCATGCACGAAGGATTAGTAGTGGCCACACATTAGCGCAGCGATCGATAAAGATCTTAAATATCAATTACAAGATAATCCTGGCTTACATTAGGCGTACACTTTTCTGACTCTAGCTAGTCCAACCCCGACGGCTAAAAGGTGCAGAGTATTATCCACTAGGCATTTCCTTGGTGTTTCCTATATGGTCTAAAAAGGAGGGCTAATGCCGGTATAGCCCAGTCAAAATTCGCTTCTGGATTGAACGCTCGTGGTAATTGAAGATTAAGAAGCATGTTGACTGAAAAAGTGAACCTTTGGCATGCGTTTTCCACTGCCATTAGCCACATAAAAATTTGATGGTGCTCCTTgagttttttttcaaaaaggagGATGATCCCCGGCCTCTGCACCGAATGATGCACACAGCCATCTTAACTAAATTATTCAACTGAGTTTAACAAAAATGAATACATAGATCAACCCAAAGTCATCTTTCTGGCTACCTATGTCGCTACACCTAATAGCTTGATTATGTGTCCTGATCGTACCAGCGCACACCGTCTTACCCGTTGGCCTCATCAAGCCGGCCTACAGCGAACCGAGAACACCAACCGGTCTAGCAGACCCTAACCGCACCGCATGCACACGCTCCagaatccgtcgccgtcatctTTCACCGTCCCAACTTCAGAAGAGATCCATGCATTGACCTTGGCAAGCCCAACTGCCGTCGATGCCGCCACGACACCAGACAGCGCCACCACTCTGCGCGTGTCCATCAACACACGTCTATCGTCGAGACCCCGATGCACCACACCACCAAGACCCGCCACCGCCGACACAGTAGATGCCACATTGAACCACCTCCTGATCCAGATCAACGCCAGGGCCAACCTAACGGCGTCCACCGCTCAACTATCTCCCAAGGTGGCGCCTTCAAGAAAGGAACGACGCCGACAGCGCCGTCACCGCCCACCGCAGTTAGAGCTTTCGCCTGGGTGACAAATGGAGATGGAAGCGGATCGGACAAACTTCTCCATGGAGAAAAAACGGCGCTCTCGAGCGTCGCGGCCGACTAGTGCCGGTTAGGAATTTCTCCCTGTTTGAATCCCCACCTTCAGCCCCATCCTCATCGAGGAATGGCAAGTCTTGCGACCCATATCCGTACGGTTGAACACACTGAGCGGGAAGGAGTGAAGAGGTCCGGTCTAAATCAGGCACCGCTGCGCAAGCATGACCGTCGAGCAGCCGCTGATCTACCGTATAGCCGCAGAGCCAGGTGGATCCGCCGGACGGAACGACCACCCCGGGTTTCGATGTCGCCCGAAAAGTATACTGTGCCGGCCAGGGCCACACGCCACACCAAAAAGAGCTCGCCCTGCAGGTGCCGTCCGCAGGAGCAGGCTTCGCCGTTGGCCTCATCCGGCAGCGGCCAGGGCCGGATGAAGGAGTGAAGGGACGAGCCACGCGAGCGTCTTTCAGGACGCGATCTCGACGATCCCTGAGTTGCCACGAAAATAATATTAAAACAAATGTGTATCTATAGGTTTAAAACAATTAGAATTCATGGAGATTATTGTAAGAGTTTTCTCAGTATATATTTTGAAAACAATAAAGTTTATAAAGTAGTATGTGATAAAATGGTGTATAAAAagataaaaataataattaaagTTAAGGCAACGCCATCTTCAACAAAATGTTAGAATTTGCCGTGAATTAAACTTGTGATTGACATACATGACTTGATTCCTTCGGGACAAAAACATGCATAACTTGATAAGGTGACATTGTTTGTACAGATATATTAATGCATAATGATAAAACTTATGTGGACATAAATAACTTGTTAATACTACATAATTTTGATTGAACGGTCATGAAAATTCTTAGTGGTTAGAGCTAGCTATTTAGATATTGAAACATAGAAAATGTAGGAAGCCCGCCTTCAGTCAGGACCCGCATGCACGAAGAGAATGTATACTCGTTAACATTCCACTTCGAGTGGAGGGATCTTGTCGGTTGAGGTGGCTGAAACGCCAGGTATGTGACTAcgtggcatgcatgcatgaaccTGCCGAGTGCCGACAGCATGTATGGTCGTGTGATACGCTCATCATATCACATGTATGGTGCTCTGCTGGACGTTGACGAGGTTGGACGATCACCGATGGATCGAGCTAGCTGTGAGCCCACCGGCCGTTGCTGACGGCGTAGGAAGGACAAAATAGGGCGTGGCTGTAAAGGCCGAAAAGGATAACGCAACATGCATGCAACGATCATCACCGGCAAACAGCGAGCTAGCGAGCTAGCGATCATATCGATCATCACCGGCGCAGATGCGCGGCACATCGCGCGCCGTCAATATACAATCCGGGCAAAGCAGGCTAAGAAACCGAGCTACAAGGTGGTTATAGCTTGACCTCGGCACTTTCTTGTCGATGTGCTGCTCCCTGCTAGAAAGCTGCTTTCCTAGTCGGCGCAACTTTCACGTACGGTTGGATTTAGAaaattagagcatctccagccgttcagCCCCTCCGGGCGCCGAAAAAGAGCAGCCTAGGGGCGAACCGGCGCTAGATTGGCTCCTGGGGCGACCTAACTCTCAGCCACGCCCCCATGCGCCGCCCCCCAACCGCGGCAAATTCAAACGTAGTCATTCCCGCTTACAAAATAGACGCCACAAATCCGGCGATCAAGCGGCCACAAGTTCGGCGATCGAATGAAAAGTCCGGCGTACAAAAAGCAGAAAAGACGCGCGTGCGCATCAGACGGCGAGGTCGGCCTCCGGCGTCGGCGGAGTCGGCGTGCGCGGGCTTGGCGGGGTCTCTGTGCTGGGCGGCGTCGGCGTGGCTTCTGTGCTGCGGGGAGTCTCGGCGACATCATCGctcgggcttggcggcggcgtcggcgtggGCGGCGTCGTCGAGGGAAGCTGGTTCAGGATGAGGCCACGCTTCGCCAAGTACCACGCCTTGACCGCCTCGTCGTTGCTCTGGAGCATGTCCGCCCCGCCCAGCAGGAAAGCCAGGTCGGTGTTTCTCTTCTTCGCGGCGACGTTGGTCCGGAGTAGGTCGAGCTTGACAGCGCTGCTCGACATCAACGCCGACCACCGCGCCTCGGTCTTCTCTTCACGAAGGGCGCCCCGGGCATGTGCGTCGGCGGGGCAGTGCTGGATGGACTCCTGCACTCGAGCGGTGGCCGCGTCGGCGTGTTTCCCCTTCTTGGCACCTTTGTTGCCGTCCGGCCGCCCTTCTGACGCGCCCGGAGTAGGCGCGTCCGGCTTGTAGGTCTCCTTGGCCTTGTCGAGGGTGCGCCGGACTTCCGCCCACTTCTCGCACATGTCAATGCGCTTGTAAACGTGGAGGTACTTGAATTCGGCGTCGTTGTTGCCCTGCCGATACATGACGAACATGCGCAGCAACTGCGCGGAGGAACAAACAGTTGGCGGGCGCACACGGCGAAGAGAGGCGGGAGACCGGCATGCCATACCTGATCCTCAACGCTGGCGCCGCTCTCCGGGCGAGCCGCGACCTCCTCGACGATCCCATGCCATTTGTTGCACGCCCCTTGGATACACCCCCAATGGTTCGCCTTCGCCTTTGCCCCGCGCTGCATGTAGACGCCTTTAAAGTAGGGGTCGACGAGCTTGCGCTCGTCGAACTCGGCCTTGATGCACTCCCAGTATGTATCGATGCTCTGGTTCGTGCCGGTGGTCGGGTCGAGGAAGACGACTTTCCATGCTTCGGCGAGGCATTCCTCCTCCTTGGACGCCCACTTGATGTGCGCCTCGCCGGACCTGGccgcctgcttcttcttcttccgccTCCTCGCCGGAACAGTCGCTggctcctcctccttctcctcctcctcctcttcgtcctcctcctcctgctcctcctgctcctcctcgccgTAGACATAGCCGAGCTCGCCGTCCATGCCGCCGCTGAGATCCACCGTGTCGTCCGGGGTGACGAACCCGGGAGACGCGGCGGCCGCGGCCGAACCTGTCGCGATGATGTCATCCATGTCGGCCTCGGTCTCGTCGGTGTCGCCGAGGTGCGAGAAGGGCAGCGCGCCACGGCAGAGAAGGGGCGTCGGGGAGGACGCGTAGGCGGGCGACGAGTAGTTGTATGGAGGGTACTGCACGCCGGCGAAGGCGGGCGAGGGCGTGCGCTGGGCCGGGTGTCCATGGGGGAAGGTGACGTTGAGGTTGAACCCACCGTGCGCGTCCCCGTCGGCGTAGCCCGGCAAGGGCATGCATCCCCATGGCTGCGGCGACGGAGAGCCGACACCTTGCTGGCCCCAGGGCGCGTACTGGGCGTGGCTGCCGGGTGGATTCATCATCCCCGCGCGAGTCGCCTCGGCCTCGGCTTGGTCCGCCGAAGCCGCAGCCGCACGCGCCGCGTTGTCACGGGCCTTCTTGGCGATTGCCCTGTTCCGCCGGTCGGCGGTGACAGCCTCCCGTCGCTGAACTTCCGCCCTCCACTCGGTGTTTGTCATGCCCGGTGGCTTGGACGGCGGCGCCctcggcttcctctgcttcggTTGGGCGACGGAGGCGGTCGCGGTTGCCGCGGCGCGGGGACGACGTACTTCTTCGGTGGCATGGCGGCCGGCTGGGAGGCGAGCGGGAGGGAGATTGGCGGGAGGAATGGAGAGAATGGGAGGGAAGTGGGGGAAAGCGGGAAGAAACGGCGGAAAGAGGCGCTCGACTCGCCGACAGGGCGGACCCACGCCCCCAGGCGCCCCCC
This sequence is a window from Aegilops tauschii subsp. strangulata cultivar AL8/78 chromosome 7, Aet v6.0, whole genome shotgun sequence. Protein-coding genes within it:
- the LOC109779233 gene encoding uncharacterized protein gives rise to the protein MTNTEWRAEVQRREAVTADRRNRAIAKKARDNAARAAAASADQAEAEATRAGMMNPPGSHAQYAPWGQQGVGSPSPQPWGCMPLPGYADGDAHGGFNLNVTFPHGHPAQRTPSPAFAGVQYPPYNYSSPAYASSPTPLLCRGALPFSHLGDTDETEADMDDIIATGSAAAAASPGFVTPDDTVDLSGGMDGELGYVYGEEEQEEQEEEDEEEEEEKEEEPATVPARRRKKKKQAARSGEAHIKWASKEEECLAEAWKVVFLDPTTGTNQSIDTYWECIKAEFDERKLVDPYFKGVYMQRGAKAKANHWGCIQGACNKWHGIVEEVAARPESGASVEDQLLRMFVMYRQGNNDAEFKYLHVYKRIDMCEKWAEVRRTLDKAKETYKPDAPTPGASEGRPDGNKGAKKGKHADAATARVQESIQHCPADAHARGALREEKTEARWSALMSSSAVKLDLLRTNVAAKKRNTDLAFLLGGADMLQSNDEAVKAWYLAKRGLILNQLPSTTPPTPTPPPSPSDDVAETPRSTEATPTPPSTETPPSPRTPTPPTPEADLAV